A single Chiroxiphia lanceolata isolate bChiLan1 chromosome 25, bChiLan1.pri, whole genome shotgun sequence DNA region contains:
- the CAMK1G gene encoding calcium/calmodulin-dependent protein kinase type 1G isoform X2 encodes MRGAFSEVFLVKQKSTGKLFALKCIKKSPLTRDSSLENEIAVLKKIKHENIVTLEDIYESTTHFYLVMQLVSGGELFDRILERGVYTEKDASLVIHQVLTAVKYLHENGIVHRDLKPENLLYLTPEENSKIMITDFGLSKMEQNGIMSTACGTPGYVAPEVLAQKPYSKAVDCWSIGVITYILLCGYPPFYEETESKLFEKIKEGYYEFESPFWDDISESAKDFIRHLLEKNPAVRFTCEEALRHPWINGNTALHRDIYPSVSAQIQKNFAKSKWRQAFNAAAVVHHMKKLHMSGHAAAESPTPATPGPGASTPSTPLVATPPAAPSEDKDTPLPEVPTQGCANPQLEQDTGMGEEELGSHPENGALPAGSSLVLPDNNHSPPGRTSCGCSPACVGHEKTKTSFCSEPVLLKKPSKSHHFKTEVLVPMKTSKHSSHCGTGQTGVCLIM; translated from the exons ATGAG agGTGCCTTCTCAGAAGTTTTCCTGGTGAAGCAGAAAAGCACTGGCAAGCTCTTTGCTCTGAAATGCATCAAGAAGTCTCCCCtcaccagggacagcagcttgGAGAACGAAATAGCAGTGCTAAAAAA GATAAAGCACGAAAACATCGTGACTTTAGAAGATATTTATGAGAGCACAACCCACTTCTACCTGGTCATGCAGCT GGTGTCTGGGGGAGAGCTCTTCGATCGAATTTTGGAGCGAGGTGTTTACACCGAGAAAGATGCAAGTCTGGTGATCCACCAGGTGCTGACAGCAGTGAAGTACCTGCATGAGAATGGGATAGTTCACCGAGACCTCAAG CCTGAAAACCTTCTTTACCTGACTCCCGAAGAGAACTCCAAAATCATGATCACGGATTTCGGCTTGTCTAAAATGGAGCAGAACGGCATCATGTCCACGGCCTGTGGGACTCCAGGATATGTGG CCCCCGAGGTCCTCGCCCAGAAGCCCTACAGCAAAGCCGTGGACTGCTGGTCCATTGGAGTCATCACTTATATCCT GCTCTGTGGGTATCCCCCTTTCTATGAAGAGACTGAATCCAAACTGTTTGAAAAGATTAAGGAAGGCTACTATGAGTTTGAGTCTCCGTTTTGGGACGATATCTCCGAGTCAG CCAAGGATTTCATCAGACATTTGCTGGAGAAGAACCCAGCTGTGAGGTTTACCTGTGAAGAAGCCCTGAGGCACCCGTG GATTAATGGAAATACAGCCCTTCACCGTGACATCTACCCATCTGTCAGTGCTCAGATTCAGAAGAACTTTGCAAAGAGCAAATGGAGG CAAGCCTTCAACGCCGCAGCCGTCGTTCACCACATGAAGAAGCTCCACATGAGCGGCCACGCGGCGGCCGAGAGCCCCACGCCCGCCACGCCCGGCCCGGGGGCCTCCACGCCCAGCACGCCCTTGGTGGCCACCCCGCCAGCAGCTCCGAGCGAAGACAAGGACACACCACTCCCTGAGGTCCCCACGCAGGGCTGTGCAAACCCTCAGCTGGAGCAAGACACGGGaatgggagaggaggagctgggaagccACCCGGAGAACGGAGCGTTGCCCGCGGGCAGCAGCCTGGTGCTGCCGGACAACAACCACAGCCCTCCAGGCAGAAcctcctgtggctgcagcccGGCCTGTGTGGGGCACGAGAAGACAAAGACATCCTTCTGCTCCGAGCCGGTGCTGCTTAAAAAACCTTCCAAGTCCCA tcatttcaaaacagaagttctTGTTCCAATGAAGACCAGTAAACACTCCTCTCACTGTGGCACTGGGCAAACTGGAGTTTGTTTGATCATGTGa
- the LAMB3 gene encoding laminin subunit beta-3, with protein MESLCQPWPWALFVLLAAPQLLDAQQDCSQGACYPPSGDLLLGRAHHLRASSTCGLSRPETYCTPHGEWSMKCCRCDSRLSHTYNGHRVDNVLSSAGHARWWQSQNGANRVSLQLDLDQTFQLGSVVLLFRSPLPAAMLIERSTDLGRTWQVYQYLASDCATAFPHVPQGSPESWQDTRCQPLQGHPMHGGKVTFSVQDLASTISTSYSQAVEKLGRFTNLRINFTELQHIPRQGYHSPSTFYAVTEMRVLGSCFCHGHADQCAPSGGQHPTQVHGHCVCQHNTAGAHCQRCADLYNARPWAPAEDHDPHECQRCNCNGHSASCHFDPELYRATGGASGGVCDDCQHNTEGINCERCKTNYFRNQQQDLAHPEACLPCECDPDGTVPGSACDPVTGRCVCKENVQGDRCHLCKPGFTQLANPNPLGCRRCTCNSLGTRQDMPCDDETGRCFCLPNVVGNDCDQCAAEHWDMGGGQGCRPCECHPRGSQSPHCNQFSGQCPCREGFTGRTCSAMQEQLCPDRHYRDARGGCTECDCDFQGTERAGCDKVTGQCLCRPGVTGRRCDQCQRGHCSTYPECQLCHPCFQTYDGDIQRLHLRQAGLANSTSRLPVGTGGSHLGPRLTQAEGNVQQAQGILDHSSVTEQSLAQVGNTLAAIREQVRGINPDFRFLDDTASLSRELEALNSSLLLTNSQYQSKKTQFETSLSTDLSGAFKTIRSAYQTSSNASRVATSASGLLAESRESRRSAAGLEGGLAGTSSRLLTLQGEMASSPNLTPVINKVCGGFRVETCTPGHCEGLLCPRDNSSACRPGQPCHGIFPLATGALAAAGEASREFGSLSTRLRETAQLIKTTEMSASQIQSSARRLAEQLGVTRTQIEGDVRRVRQLIQRVRDFLSDKDTDPAAIQEISESVLSLRLPTDAAAVLRKMTEIQNLATQLQCPKDILAQTAEDIAKAKQLQQEAEQARNRANAVEGNVEEVVGNLQRANTMLLEAQGAIRGSGSSLRFIRERVDEIEAVLGPAQENVAAIGAQLDGLGQRLERLQRGANQNRLRATDTRHTAETAAQQASSAQQAFEQVKQMYSELKSRMEQSPALGEQGSRVQSIGQEARALFEETLGIMLRMETLETEIQESNKALMSKWSRLSGLEEQVGKIRDAIKKKVSYYDSCS; from the exons ATGGAGTCTCTCTGCCAGCCTTGGCCATGGGCATTATTTGTCCTGCTGG ctgccccacagctgctggATGCACAGCAAGACTGTTCCCAGGGAGCCTGCTACCCCCCCTCCGGAGACCTGCTGCTGGGACGAGCCCACCACCTGAGAGCCTCCTCCACCTGTGGCCTCAGCAGGCCTGAGACCTACTGCACACCCCATGGAGAG TGGAGCATGAAATGCTGCAGGTGTGACTCCCGTTTGTCACACACCTACAACGGCCACCGGGTGGACAATGTCCTGTCCTCGGCCGGACACGCGCGCTGGTGGCAGTCCCAGAACG GTGCCAACCGTGTGTCTCTGCAGCTGGACCTGGACCAGACCTTCCAGCTGGGCAGCGTCGTGCTGCTCTTCAGG tcTCCACTTCCCGCGGCGATGCTGATCGAGCGCTCCACCGACCTCGGCAGGACCTGGCAGGTGTACCAGTACCTGGCCTCTGACTGTGCCACCGCCTTCCCCCACGtgccccagggctcccctgaGAGCTGGCAGGACACTCGGTGCCAGCCCCTGCAGGGGCACCCCATGCATGGGGGCAAG GTGACATTCAGCGTCCAAGACCTTGCATCTACTATCAGCACCTCCTACAGCCAGGCTGTCGAGA AGCTGGGGCGGTTCACGAACCTGCGGATCAACTTCACGGAGCTGCAGCACATCCCACGCCAGGGGTACCACTCCCCCAGCACCTTCTATGCTGTGACAGAGATGagggtgctggggagctgcttcTGCCATGGACATGCTGACCAGTGTGCCCCTTCTGGAGGCCAGCACCCCACG CAGGTCCATGGGCACTGCGTGTGCCAGCACAACACGGCCGGTGCCCACTGCCAGCGCTGCGCCGACCTCTACAACGCCCGGCCCTGGGCACCCGCCGAGGACCATGACCCCCACGAGTGCCAGA ggtgCAACTGCAATGGTCACTCGGCCTCGTGCCACTTCGACCCCGAGCTGTACCGGGCCACTGGAGGGGCCAGCGGGGGGGTGTGTGACGACTGCCAGCACAACACTGAGGGCATCAACTGTGAGCGCTGCAAAACCAACTATTTTCgcaaccagcagcaggatcTCGCCCACCCTGAAGCCTGTCTGC CCTGTGAGTGTGACCCCGATGGCACCGTGCCAGGCTCAGCCTGTGACCCGGTGACAGGGCGCTGTGTCTGCAAGGAGAACGTGCAGGGGGATCGCTGCCACCTCTGCAAACCAGGGTTCACCCAGCTGGCCAACCCCAACCCCTTGGGGTGCCGCA GGTGCACCTGCAACTCTCTGGGGACACGGCAGGACATGCCCTGTGACGATGAGACAGGGAGGTGTTTCTGTTTGCCCAACGTGGTGGGCAACGACTGTGACCAGTGCGCGGCCGAGCACTGGGACATGGGCGGCGGGCAGGGCTGCCGGCCCTGTGAGTGCCACCCCCGCGGCTCCCAGAGCCCCCACTGCAACCAG TTCTCAGGGCAGTGTCCGTGCAGAGAAGGGTTCACGGGCCGGACGTGCTCGGccatgcaggagcagctgtgcccagaCAGGCACTACAGAGACGCCCGGGGGGGTTGCACAG AGTGTGACTGCGACTTCCAGGGCACGGAGAGGGCGGGATGTGACAAGGTGACGGGGCAGTGCCTCTGCCGCCCGGGGGTCACCGGCCGCCGCTGCGACCAGTGCCAGCGGGGCCACTGCAGCACCTACCCCGAGTGCCAGCTGTGCCACCCCTGCTTCCAAACCTACGACGGGGACATCCAGCGCCTGCACCTGCGCCAGGCCGGGCTTGCCAACTCCACGTCCCGCCTGCCCGTCGGGACCGGGGGGTCCCACCTCGGCCCCCGCCTCACCCAGGCTGAGGGGAACgtgcagcaggcacagggcaTCCTTGACCACTCCTCTGTGACGGAGCAGAGCCTGGCCCAGGTGGGCAACACACTGGCTGCCATCAG ggAGCAAGTCCGAGGCATAAATCCTGACTTTCGTTTCCTGGATGACACGGCCTCCCTCTCGAGGGAGCTGGAAGCCCTCAACAGCAGCCTGTTGCTCACTAACTCCCAGTATCAGAGCAAGAAGACCCAGTTTGAAACCAGCCTCAGCACGGACCTGTCAG GAGCCTTCAAGACCATCCGATCTGCTTACCAGACATCCAGCAATGCCAGCAGAGTGGCCACCAGTGCCTCTGGGCTGCTGGCTGAGTCCCGGGAGAGCCGCAGGAGCGCcgcggggctggagggggggctggcagggaccagctccaggctgctcaCCCTGCAGGGAGAGATGGCCTCATCCCCCAACCTGACCCCTGTCATAAACAAG GTGTGTGGTGGGTTCCGAGTGGAGACGTGCACACCCGGCCACTGcgaggggctgctctgcccacgGGAcaacagctctgcctgcaggcCTGGCCAGCCCTGCCATGGCATCTTCCCTCTGGCCACTGGggccctggctgcagctggggaagcATCCAGGGAATTTGGCAGCCTGAGCACCCGGCTCCGGGAGACGGCACAGCTG ATTAAAACAACAGAGATGTCTGCGAGTCAGATCCAGAGCAGCGCTCGGCGCCTGGCGGAGCAGCTGGGGGTGACCAGGACCCAGATCGAAGGGGACGTGCGGCGCGTCCGGCAGCTCATCCAGAGGGTCCGAGACTTCTTGTCAG ACAAGGACACGGATCCTGCTGCCATCCAGGAAATCAGTGAGTCAGTCCTCTCCCTGCGTCTCCCCACGGACGCTGCCGCAGTCCTGAGAAAAATGACTGAGATCCAGAACTTGGCCACTCAGCTGCAGTGCCCCAAGGACATCCTTGCCCAGACAGCCGAGGACATTGCCAAGGCCAAGCAGCTTCAGCAGGAGGCAGAACAAGCCAG GAACCGGGCAAACGCTGTGGAGGGCAACGTGGAGGAGGTGGTGGGGAACCTGCAGCGAGCAAACACGATGCTCCTGGAGGCCCAGGGAGCCATCAGGGGCTCGGGCTCTTCCCTTCGCTTCATCCGGGAGCGCGTTGATGAG ATCGAGGCCGTCCTTGGGCCAGCCCAGGAGAACGTGGCTGCCATCGGGGCGCAGCTGGACGGGCTGGGGCAGCGGCTCGAGCGGCTGCAGCGCGGGGCCAACCAGAACCGCCTGCGGGCCACGGACACGCGGCACACGGCCGAGACGGCGGCACAGCaggccagcagtgcccagcag GCTTTTGAACAAGTGAAGCAAATGTACTCTGAGCTGaagagcaggatggagcagagcccagcactgggagagcagggcagcagagtGCAGAGCATAGGCCAGGAGGCACGGGCTCTCTTTGAGGAAACCTTGGGCATCATGCTCAGGATGGAAA CTTTAGAGACAGAAATCCAGGAGAGCAACAAGGCTTTGATGTCCAAGTGGTCCAGGCTGtcggggctggaggagcaggtggGAAAGATCCGAGATGCCATCAAAAAGAAAGTCTCCTACTATGACAGCTGCTCCTGA
- the CAMK1G gene encoding calcium/calmodulin-dependent protein kinase type 1G isoform X1, translating to MGRKEEDDSSSWKKQTSNIRKTFIFMEALGSGAFSEVFLVKQKSTGKLFALKCIKKSPLTRDSSLENEIAVLKKIKHENIVTLEDIYESTTHFYLVMQLVSGGELFDRILERGVYTEKDASLVIHQVLTAVKYLHENGIVHRDLKPENLLYLTPEENSKIMITDFGLSKMEQNGIMSTACGTPGYVAPEVLAQKPYSKAVDCWSIGVITYILLCGYPPFYEETESKLFEKIKEGYYEFESPFWDDISESAKDFIRHLLEKNPAVRFTCEEALRHPWINGNTALHRDIYPSVSAQIQKNFAKSKWRQAFNAAAVVHHMKKLHMSGHAAAESPTPATPGPGASTPSTPLVATPPAAPSEDKDTPLPEVPTQGCANPQLEQDTGMGEEELGSHPENGALPAGSSLVLPDNNHSPPGRTSCGCSPACVGHEKTKTSFCSEPVLLKKPSKSHHFKTEVLVPMKTSKHSSHCGTGQTGVCLIM from the exons ATGGGTCGCAAGGAAGAGGatgacagcagctcctggaagaAGCAGACGAGCAACATCCGAAAAACCTTCATTTTCATGGAGGCCCTGGGATC agGTGCCTTCTCAGAAGTTTTCCTGGTGAAGCAGAAAAGCACTGGCAAGCTCTTTGCTCTGAAATGCATCAAGAAGTCTCCCCtcaccagggacagcagcttgGAGAACGAAATAGCAGTGCTAAAAAA GATAAAGCACGAAAACATCGTGACTTTAGAAGATATTTATGAGAGCACAACCCACTTCTACCTGGTCATGCAGCT GGTGTCTGGGGGAGAGCTCTTCGATCGAATTTTGGAGCGAGGTGTTTACACCGAGAAAGATGCAAGTCTGGTGATCCACCAGGTGCTGACAGCAGTGAAGTACCTGCATGAGAATGGGATAGTTCACCGAGACCTCAAG CCTGAAAACCTTCTTTACCTGACTCCCGAAGAGAACTCCAAAATCATGATCACGGATTTCGGCTTGTCTAAAATGGAGCAGAACGGCATCATGTCCACGGCCTGTGGGACTCCAGGATATGTGG CCCCCGAGGTCCTCGCCCAGAAGCCCTACAGCAAAGCCGTGGACTGCTGGTCCATTGGAGTCATCACTTATATCCT GCTCTGTGGGTATCCCCCTTTCTATGAAGAGACTGAATCCAAACTGTTTGAAAAGATTAAGGAAGGCTACTATGAGTTTGAGTCTCCGTTTTGGGACGATATCTCCGAGTCAG CCAAGGATTTCATCAGACATTTGCTGGAGAAGAACCCAGCTGTGAGGTTTACCTGTGAAGAAGCCCTGAGGCACCCGTG GATTAATGGAAATACAGCCCTTCACCGTGACATCTACCCATCTGTCAGTGCTCAGATTCAGAAGAACTTTGCAAAGAGCAAATGGAGG CAAGCCTTCAACGCCGCAGCCGTCGTTCACCACATGAAGAAGCTCCACATGAGCGGCCACGCGGCGGCCGAGAGCCCCACGCCCGCCACGCCCGGCCCGGGGGCCTCCACGCCCAGCACGCCCTTGGTGGCCACCCCGCCAGCAGCTCCGAGCGAAGACAAGGACACACCACTCCCTGAGGTCCCCACGCAGGGCTGTGCAAACCCTCAGCTGGAGCAAGACACGGGaatgggagaggaggagctgggaagccACCCGGAGAACGGAGCGTTGCCCGCGGGCAGCAGCCTGGTGCTGCCGGACAACAACCACAGCCCTCCAGGCAGAAcctcctgtggctgcagcccGGCCTGTGTGGGGCACGAGAAGACAAAGACATCCTTCTGCTCCGAGCCGGTGCTGCTTAAAAAACCTTCCAAGTCCCA tcatttcaaaacagaagttctTGTTCCAATGAAGACCAGTAAACACTCCTCTCACTGTGGCACTGGGCAAACTGGAGTTTGTTTGATCATGTGa